One genomic window of Arachis hypogaea cultivar Tifrunner chromosome 8, arahy.Tifrunner.gnm2.J5K5, whole genome shotgun sequence includes the following:
- the LOC112707949 gene encoding NAD-dependent protein deacylase SRT2, translating to MFTKIESTQKKKCNNEKKSLGGEEDSNVERWVRQAMAVISNKSTMLGTRFSFSIHHSSIAMSLSFHSHSPSSLSPSSLRIARSFLGTVMTDFFQPRLGNWHLTRRGGRLISFKGCVKFVHTTCRISIPGTSPGNDVKPPSNNSFRDKKAVPDADPPSIKDVNLLYQFFDQSTKLMVLTGAGISTECGIPDYRSPNGAYSTGFRPITHQEFLRSSRARRRYWARSYAGWRRFTAAQPSAAHRALATLEKAGRIDFMITQNVDRLHHRAGSNPLELHGTVYTVICIDCGHSFSRSLFQDQLKELNPKWAEAIENLDHGDPGSDKSFGMKQRPDGDIEIDEKFWEEDFVLPTCQKCNGVLKPEVVFFGDNVPKDRADMAMEASKRCDALLVLGSSLMTFSAFRLVRAAHEAGAATAIVNIGETRADDFVPLKINARLGEILPRVLNTGSITVPAVQL from the exons ATGTTCACCAAAATTGAgagcacccaaaaaaaaaaatgtaataacGAAAAGAAGAGTTTGGGCGGCGAAGAAGACAGCAACGTGGAGAGGTGGGTGAGGCAGGCGATGGCAGTTATTAGCAACAAATCAACAATGCTCGGAACGCGATTCTCATTCTCCATTCATCATTCATCCATCGCCAtgtctctctctttccattctcaCTCACCATCCTCTCTTTCTCCGTCG TCTCTTAGGATCGCAAGGAGCTTCCTAGGGACTGTTATGACAG ATTTCTTTCAACCAAGACTTGGAAATTGGCACTTAACAAGAAGAGGTGGAAGATTGATATCATTTAAGGGCTGTGTGAAATTCGTACATACCACATGCCGTATCTCTATCCCCGGTACCTCGCCAGGAAATGATGTTAAACCCCCATCTAACAATAGCTTCAGGGATAAGAAAGCAGTTCCTGATGCAGACCCTCCCAGTATCAAAGATGTTAACCTTTTGTATCAATTTTTTGACCAAAG TACCAAGCTCATGGTGTTGACTGGAGCTGGAATTAGCACAGAGTGTGGGATCCCTGACTATCGAAG CCCCAATGGAGCTTATAGTACCGGTTTCCGACCAATAACTCATCAG GAGTTTCTCCGTTCAAGTCGAGCCCGGAGGCGATATTGGGCAAGGAGCTATGCTGGGTGGAGGCGATTTACTGCAGCACAACCTAGTGCTGCCCATCGTGCTTTGGCAACATTGGAGAAGGCTGGCCGCATTGATTTTATGATTACCCAAAATGTTGATAG GCTTCATCATCGCGCCGGTAGCAATCCATTAGAGTTGCATGGTACTGTATACACTGTAATTTGTATAGATTGTGGGCATTCCTTTTCCCGAAGCTTGTTTCAGGATCAACTGAAGGAGCTTAATCCAAAG TGGGCAGAAGCAATTGAAAATTTGGACCACGGAGACCCTGGGTCAGACAAGAGCTTTGGCATGAAACAAAGACCTGATGGTGATATTGAGATTGATGAAAAGTTTTGGGAGGAAGATTTTGTCCTTCCAACCTGTCAGAAGTGCAATGGAGTCCTCAAACCTGAG GTTGTCTTCTTTGGTGATAATGTTCCCAAGGACAGAGCTGATATGGCAATGGAAGCATCTAAAAGATGTGATGCTTTGCTTGTGCTAGGATCCTCTCTGATGACCTTCTCTGCTTTTCGACTTGTCAG GGCAGCTCATGAAGCTGGTGCTGCCACTGCAATTGTAAATATCGGGGAGACACGTGCTGATGATTTTGTACCCTTGAAAATCAATGCACGCTTGGGTGAG ATTCTTCCAAGAGTACTTAACACCGGATCCATAACAGTACCTGCCGTGCAGTTATAG